From Armatimonadota bacterium, the proteins below share one genomic window:
- the hoxE gene encoding bidirectional hydrogenase complex protein HoxE, whose protein sequence is MQSDQTTVQGSKAGPAPPGAPGSDDRRWKLVSATMRRHGHSSQALIETLHTVQEVYGYLDDDSLKQVAHALGVPLSKVYGVATFYHFFTLKPQGEHTCVVCMGTACYIKGAPTLVAAVNEVAGISTGETTADGKLSLLSARCLGSCGLAPAVVMDGEVVGRIGDNDMKARITNWLESPGAEVANA, encoded by the coding sequence ATGCAAAGCGATCAAACCACGGTTCAGGGAAGCAAAGCCGGCCCCGCGCCCCCAGGCGCGCCTGGTTCCGACGACCGCCGGTGGAAACTCGTAAGCGCTACCATGCGCCGCCACGGCCATTCGTCGCAAGCCCTCATTGAGACGCTGCACACCGTTCAGGAAGTCTATGGATACCTGGATGACGACTCGCTGAAGCAGGTAGCCCACGCTCTGGGCGTTCCGCTCAGCAAAGTGTACGGCGTGGCGACGTTCTACCATTTCTTCACGCTGAAGCCGCAGGGCGAGCACACATGCGTTGTTTGCATGGGCACCGCCTGCTACATCAAGGGCGCGCCGACACTCGTTGCCGCGGTGAACGAAGTTGCCGGAATCTCCACCGGCGAGACCACGGCAGACGGCAAGCTGTCGCTGCTCAGCGCCCGCTGCCTCGGCTCCTGCGGACTCGCTCCCGCCGTTGTGATGGACGGCGAGGTCGTCGGACGGATCGGCGACAACGATATGAAGGCACGCATCACGAACTGGCTCGAATCGCCGGGAGCGGAGGTGGCAAATGCCTGA